The Magnolia sinica isolate HGM2019 chromosome 10, MsV1, whole genome shotgun sequence genome includes a window with the following:
- the LOC131217462 gene encoding disease resistance protein RPP13-like: MIAEAIVSFVIGKLGDLLVRQGAALFEVSGQVEWLKEELEWMKAFLKDADVEQNDERVKKWVAAVRDIAYKAEDVIDTFILQIEQSRRRGSVGYSQIFTSFVDEPSARHQLGKKIKEIKSELVQIRHRRKSYGIKNLCRGEGSNSMRKSLQEQRRTSPLLEDTEVVGFQDDINTLVARLIGGDSRRCVISIVGMGGLGKTTLARKVYNHDDVKNHFHGRAWIHVSQDYDVRDLLHSIMRCFMILTTEHHEMNITKLKEELFKHLEARRYLLVLDDMWKTEAWDDLAAAFPDGNDGSRVLLTTRNKEVASSADVRSSLHELKLLGEDESWKLFCKRTFLEQYSSFPTNLEVFGRKIVAKCHGLPLAVVVIGGLLSRKARLPREWEKVLNSLSRQFVEDELKIGRILALSYEDLPHHLKLCFLYLGVFPEDSEISAKKLIQLWVAEGFVQSRGAETFEEAAEDCLVELNQRSLIQIVKGSSMGGVKSCRIHDLLRDLSISKARAENFLNGDTNSLSPCKARRLFVHHGISKYTSLNQSNPCLRSILSLSLDREEIGKNQLDLLYRRFHLLNVLHLHGIRVDEFPTEIGTLIHLRYLGLTGCVTRLRRLPSSIANLCNLQTLEVDSPNKMDIPSEIWKMQQLRHVRVPGRIKGEGPKAGELSCSSNLQTLTSIDADDWIQDCLGELINLRKLKIERIDFSIHRKRLFDSIPKLVQLQSLTLHGYRYGLIPLPLISNLLHLYKLCLRGGLARLPEFHEFSPNLTKLTLEFSCLVQDPMMTLEKLKNLRILRLLELSYLGRQMVCSSQGFPQLESLDVHNLLNLEGWRVEEGAMSSLLHLNFFCCRRLKTDFRSAM; the protein is encoded by the coding sequence ATGATTGCTGAAGCCATCGTTTCCTTTGTCATAGGAAAACTTGGAGATCTCCTTGTCCGCCAAGGAGCCGCCCTCTTCGAAGTAAGTGGTCAGGTCGAGTGGCTCAAAGAAGAATTGGAGTGGATGAAGGCCTTCTTAAAAGATGCAGACGTGGAACAAAATGACGAAAGGGTGAAGAAATGGGTAGCTGCTGTAAGAGACATTGCTTACAAAGCAGAGGACGTCATCGACACCTTCATCCTTCAAATAGAACAGAGCAGGAGAAGAGGTTCAGTTGGTTACTCCCAGATCTTTACTTCCTTCGTTGATGAACCAAGTGCTCGGCATCAGCTAGGCAAGAAGATCAAAGAGATAAAGAGCGAACTTGTTCAGATCCGTCACAGAAGAAAGAGTTATGGCATTAAAAATCTCTGCAGAGGTGAAGGAAGCAATTCCATGAGGAAAAGTTTGCAAGAGCAGAGGAGAACTTCTCCTCTACTGGAAGATACAGAAGTCGTCGGTTTCCAAGATGACATAAATACCTTGGTGGCACGGTTGATTGGGGGTGACTCGCGGCGATGCGTGATTTCTATAGTCGGAATGGGTGGTCTCGGCAAGACTACTCTTGCAAGGAAAGTTTATAATCATGATGATGTTAAGAACCATTTCCATGGTCGTGCATGGATACATGTGTCTCAAGACTATGATGTGAGGGATCTTCTGCATAGCATTATGAGATGCTTTATGATTCTCACTACAGAACATCATGAGATGAACATCACTAAGTTGAAGGAGGAGCTTTTCAAGCATTTGGAGGCAAGAAGATATCTTTTGGTGTTAGATGATATGTGGAAGACCGAAGCATGGGATGATTTAGCAGCTGCTTTTCCAGATGGGAATGACGGAAGTCGAGTCCTGCTTACCACTCGGAACAAAGAAGTAGCTTCTTCTGCAGATGTCCGGAGCAGTCTTCATGAGCTGAAACTTCTAGGTGAAGATGAAAGCTGGAAATTATTTTGTAAGAGGACATTCTTAGAGCAATATAGCAGTTTCCCCACAAATTTAGAGGTGTTTGGAAGGAAGATTGTGGCAAAATGTCACGGTCTACCTCTTGCAGTCGTTGTCATTGGAGGCCTGTTATCAAGGAAAGCAAGGCTCCCACGTGAATGGGAGAAAGTACTGAATAGCCTTAGCAGGCAATTTGTTGAAGACGAATTAAAAATTGGGAGAATATTAGCTTTAAGCTATGAAGATCTACCCCATCACTTGAAGTTATGCTTTTTATATCTTGGAGTTTTTCCCGAAGACTCTGAAATCTCTGCCAAGAAGTTGATTCAGTTGTGGGTTGCAGAAGGATTTGTACAATCAAGAGGGGCTGAAACATTTGAGGAAGCTGCAGAAGATTGTCTGGTGGAGCTAAACCAGAGAAGTCTGATTCAAATAGTGAAAGGAAGTTCCATGGGGGGAGTTAAAAGCTGTCGCATCCATGATCTTCTTCGAGATCTCTCCATCTCAAAAGCCCGGGCTGAAAATTTTCTCAATGGGGACACaaattctctctctccatgtaaAGCACGTCGACTTTTTGTGCATCATGGCATCAGTAAGTACACTTCCTTAAACCAATCCAATCCATGCCTTCGTTCCATCCTGTCTCTCAGCCTAGACAGAGAAGAAATTGGAAAGAATCAGCTGGATCTTCTTTACAGACGATTTCATTTGCTTAATGTTTTACATTTACACGGAATACGTGTCGATGAGTTTCCAACTGAAATAGGTACACTCATACACTTGAGATACCTTGGTCTTACGGGATGCGTGACCCGTCTGAGAAGACTCCCATCATCAATAGCCAATCTTTGCAATTTACAAACACTAGAGGTAGATAGTCCTAATAAAATGGATATCCCTAGTGAAATTTGGAAGATGCAGCAGTTAAGGCATGTTCGTGTACCAGGAAGAATCAAAGGTGAAGGGCCTAAAGCAGGGGAGCTCAGTTGTTCGAGTAACCTACAGACTCTAACAAGCATCGATGCCGACGACTGGATACAGGATTGCTTGGGAGAGCTGATTAATCTTAGGAAACTAAAAATAGAGAGAATAGATTTCAGTATACATCGAAAGAGATTGTTCGACTCTATTCCCAAATTAGTCCAACTCCAGTCTCTGACGTTACATGGTTACCGTTACGGTCTAATCCCACTTCCACTAATTTCAAATCTGTTGCATCTGTATAAGCTGTGTTTGCGTGGAGGGTTAGCGAGGCTACCAGAGTTTCATGAATTCTCACCAAATCTCACAAAGCTTACCTTGGAATTCTCCTGCTTAGTGCAAGACCCAATGATGACACTGGAGAAACTAAAAAACCTTCGGATTCTCAGATTGCTTGAGCTTTCATACTTGGGAAGGCAAATGGTCTGCTCTTCGCAAGGGTTTCCTCAGCTTGAGTCCTTGGATGTTCATAACTTACTTAATTTAGAGGGGTGGAGAGTTGAGGAAGGAGCCATGTCGAGTCTTTTACATCTAAATTTCTTTTGTTGCCGACGATTGAAGACTGACTTTCGTTCTGCAATGTAA